The uncultured Carboxylicivirga sp. genomic interval AATTAACTGAGGCTGGTTTTGATCTTAAACCAAGTAAATCGGCTATTGCGGCATTAATGTTGTATGATGCTAAATTATCGCAGGAGTTTGCAGCTCGTTTGTTAGATGAAGGAATCTATGTGATCGGATTCTATTATCCAGTAGTGCCAAAAGGAGAAGCTCGTATTCGTATTCAACTATCGGCTGCTCATGAGCGCCATCATTTGGATAAAGCTCTTGACGCTTTTATCAAAATTGGTAAAGAGCTTAAAGTAATTGAATAAGTCAAAAGTTCAGATACATGCAACCCCGGTGTTTTTCATCGGGGTTTTATTTTTATTGCTGTGACAATTATAAAATGCTTTATTTTTGAGTTATGAAAACAAATTCGGTTTTAAAAGCAAGTGGATGTTTGTTGCTTGGTTTCTTGTTTACACTTTCAGTACAAGCTCAAAAGAAAGAAATTTTTATGGGAGGAAGGATTGCATTGACTTTACCTACCAATATGGGAAAGAGCAAAGATCTACAATCGGGCTTTAAAGATATGTCTACAACCGGTTTTCAGGTGGGATATTTTGGCCGTTGGTTTTACATGGAGAATCTGAGTTTGGGATGGGATATTGCTTATCAATATCAATCCACCAATGATGATTACTGGAATGTTTCGAATAGGGGCGAAGTGAATGGCGGTTATCATACCATTCAGTTATTAGCCGAGGGAAATTTCTATTTTAGTAGAGATGAAGTACGTCCTTATGCAGGAATGGCTTTTGGTGCATTTGCTTTATTTAATAATCGAACTTATCAATCGAATAATGAATTAGCAGCAGCTTCAAATACCTATAACTATCAAAAAATAATGCCAGGATTAGCTCCTCAGGTTGGTCTGTTATTTGAATTGAGCCGTAAAACTATGTTGGATATTCATGC includes:
- a CDS encoding outer membrane beta-barrel protein, with product MKTNSVLKASGCLLLGFLFTLSVQAQKKEIFMGGRIALTLPTNMGKSKDLQSGFKDMSTTGFQVGYFGRWFYMENLSLGWDIAYQYQSTNDDYWNVSNRGEVNGGYHTIQLLAEGNFYFSRDEVRPYAGMAFGAFALFNNRTYQSNNELAAASNTYNYQKIMPGLAPQVGLLFELSRKTMLDIHARFVMMPNLEPEYVYDENLGEVSTNPHGAQNHLSLSVGLLF